In the genome of Oscillospiraceae bacterium, the window TGAAAGGTTTGCACTTGCAGCAGAAATGGGCATTGCAGCAAAAACGGAAACAATCATAAGTACCGCTACTGCTAACGCCAACATTCTTTTTTTCATAGCCTTTCCTCCAATTTCGTGTTCGCCCTTTAGGAACTAAAGGACTTTTTCTACATTTATAATCACGACCGTGCGTGTCCCGTGGTTATACGGAAAAGCAGGGCATAATGATATCAGTATCTAAATTTTAACACAAATAAAATGTTATGTCAATCATTTTATAAAGAAATTTAATTAAAAATTACCCAAAATAAATATGTTTTTTTTTAAATTATTGTAAATTATTACTTTTTGTCCTTCTAAGGCAACTGTTAATTTGGAACAAATTACAAACTTTGGATAATTTTATTATCTTCCATTGTAATATTCATCTAAATAGACATTTGCAACTACCGTTAAGCTGTCGAGATATTTGTAATCTATGTCCATAGAACGATTGTCAGTTACCGCTGTAAACACCACATAAAGTCTTGAGCCGCCGCCGTAAAGAACGCAGGACATTTTTTCGAGAGGAAGAGGGATTTCCGTTACGTTTACAGCGGAGTCTTTTATATCTTTTATAGCTTCATTTTTAAAGTAGGATATCATTTCATTAAAATCGCTTTGCATTATCTGAGCACCGTTGCGTTTAAGCACCAGTGACAAGGAGCCGTTACTGTTATCGCTTATAAGCTCGTAGTAATATTCGCCCCTGTTGCCTTTGAATTCAGCAGAGGAAACTACACCGGTTTCAAGGTATTCAGTTTGCGCATTTATGCACAGGTCATAGCCCGACACATTATAATTGGCGGGCTTTAATATATAATTTCTGTAATAAAAATCATTATCCTCTATCTGAGAATTTTCTGAATAGCCAAAGCATCTTTCGAAATCGCTCATCACAAAACCGTCAGGCAGCCAATAAGCTATTTTTGTTTTATCCTTTAAGGTTAAATACTCAACGCTGTTATAGAGCTCCTGCATATCATATGAAGGAATTTCGACGTCGCTTTTAAGCACGCCGCTTTCAAGCATATAATTTCTTTGGAGAATTTTCTCTGCTCTGAGCATTTGCGAATAGCAGGACACGTCAAAAAAGTTTACTATAGGCAAGCAGGAAAAGGCTACGAAAAAGCAAAACAAAGAAACCGTTGCAACGAGATATATTTTTGATTTTATCAAATACACAAGGCAACAGACAACAGAAAAAGCTATTATAAGCATAGCAAAATAACGGTTATATGTTATTGCATAAACCGATATTCTTTTTAGAACAGCAATTGCCGACATTATATTAAACACTATACATATAATAGGAAAGATTTTTTTAAAAAGCTTACAAATTTCCGAGCTTATATTTCCCGCAATCATATACACGCAAATACCCGCAATGCTATATACCACAGCGGCTTTTACTATCTGATTTGACGGCCAGATGCCTGTTACAAATATTTTTACAAAGTAGCCTGCAAAAATCGCAGAAAAAATAAAAATAACAGGAATAACTATATAGGAAACTATTTTTTTTATATTTTCGGACATTTCAAAAGCTTCTATTTCATTTTGATTTGAATATTTCGGAAGCTTACTTAAAAAGGAAAGCGCAAAAATATATATACATATATATAATATATAGACATTTATTTTTTCAAAGGAAGAAATAATAAAAAGAGAATTTACGCCATACAGAACAACGTAAGCGCCAAGATAAATCATCAGTGTAGAAAAAAAGCTTGAATACAAATGTCTTATAATGATTATTGCCATTTTATCAAAGGTATTCTCTTGACTTTTTATGCACGGTACAAGCATAAAGCCCAAAAAGAAAATCAATCCAAAGGCATAGCTTCTGAAAAGCCACAAATCATTCAAGGAGAACAGATACAGACTTAAAAACAGCAGAAAAGGCATAAACAGTCCTACAAACGTAATGGTTGAATGATACCTTTTAGGGCAAAATCTTTCCTTTACTGCAACAGAGAGCATATTTAAAAGAGCTCCCACAACGCAAGTCATAGACAAAGCTTTTACAACCTGCAATCCGTTTCCCTGCACGTTTTCTCTTACACACATAAGAATTACAAATACCGTTAAATACAGTATTGTTACAGGAAAGCGGAAAAAGGCATATATTAAATTTTTAAATTTTTCAGAAATTTTATATTCTGATTTACTTTGCCTCACTTTTTGCCCTTCTCCTTTGATTAAAATACATATACTATATTGTATTACAACCGTAAAAAAAAGTCATTACAAAATGGTTACAATTAAATAAAAGTCTTACCTGTCTGCACATTAAAAATACGGGCTCACAATAATAAATACGGACATTGTAAAAATGTCCGTATTTATTAACCCATTAACGCTATAATGTTCTCGTCAGAATATTCAATCTCTTCCGAAATAATACTTGCCAATGTTGCAATTTCTTGTAAAGTCTTTGCTTTTTCAGAGCATATCAAAGAAGCAAGAAGCCTCTCACAGAACAAGCAAAAGGCTAACCTGATACAAAAGTCCTCAGCATCAAAAGCTTCGGTACAGTGGCGGTAAACAAGATATGCAAGAAATCTTTTCAGATATTCATCAGCTTCCCGTCCGACAGGACGGCATTTTGACGAATAATTCATAAATAATTTTTTGTGCCTTATATCAAGATATTCGAGGTTGTTAAGTATTTCAAGCCAGTTACAGTCATTCCCTGCATTCACAGAATACCTGCGATAAATTTCATTAAGTCCTGAGGTGTAATCATTATGCAACACCGCATATATTTCACTACGCCATATACGTCCGTCAAAATCAGCATTATCTTCTTTTACATCAACATCGCCTATATACTCTGACTGTTCAAAATCCGACGAAGAAAGAATTACCCTTGCCGCCTCAATGCACGACATACCGA includes:
- a CDS encoding DUF4153 domain-containing protein; this translates as MRQSKSEYKISEKFKNLIYAFFRFPVTILYLTVFVILMCVRENVQGNGLQVVKALSMTCVVGALLNMLSVAVKERFCPKRYHSTITFVGLFMPFLLFLSLYLFSLNDLWLFRSYAFGLIFFLGFMLVPCIKSQENTFDKMAIIIIRHLYSSFFSTLMIYLGAYVVLYGVNSLFIISSFEKINVYILYICIYIFALSFLSKLPKYSNQNEIEAFEMSENIKKIVSYIVIPVIFIFSAIFAGYFVKIFVTGIWPSNQIVKAAVVYSIAGICVYMIAGNISSEICKLFKKIFPIICIVFNIMSAIAVLKRISVYAITYNRYFAMLIIAFSVVCCLVYLIKSKIYLVATVSLFCFFVAFSCLPIVNFFDVSCYSQMLRAEKILQRNYMLESGVLKSDVEIPSYDMQELYNSVEYLTLKDKTKIAYWLPDGFVMSDFERCFGYSENSQIEDNDFYYRNYILKPANYNVSGYDLCINAQTEYLETGVVSSAEFKGNRGEYYYELISDNSNGSLSLVLKRNGAQIMQSDFNEMISYFKNEAIKDIKDSAVNVTEIPLPLEKMSCVLYGGGSRLYVVFTAVTDNRSMDIDYKYLDSLTVVANVYLDEYYNGR